The DNA region TCCTTGACCATCGGGCCGAAGCCCTCGCGGTTGACCGGGATCCCCGAGACCGCGGTGCCCCACCCGTGCGTGCCGTGGTAGCCCGACGTCCGGCTGATGACGTGCAGCCGGTCCGGCTCGCCGATCGCGGCGAAGTACCGCCGCGCCAGCTTCAGCGCCGTGTCGACGCCGTCGCCGCCGCCGGACGCCAGGAACGCCCGCCAGCCGTCACCCGGCGCGAGGTCGCTCAGCCGCTCGGCCAGCTCCATCGCCGGCCGGTTGGAGAAGTCCCCGAACGCGCTGTAGGCCGCCAGCTCCTTCATCTGCGCGGCGGCCGCATCGGCGATCTCCGCGCGGCCGTGGCCGACGTTGGCGTACCAGAGCGCGGCCGTGCCGTCCAGATAGCGCTTGCCGTCCTCGTCCCAGACCCAGACGTCGTCGGCCCGGGACAGCACCAGCTCGCCGCGACGGACAGAGCCCATCGCGGCGAACGGATGCCAGAACTTCGAGTCGGTCTGGCTCACGCCAGGTGTTCCGCCGTCTCGGTCGGTGTGCGTTCCCCGATCTCGGCGTACACCTGTGGTCTCGTCGACTTCAGCGCCCATGCCACGATCATGCCGACGATCCCGCTGCCGAACAGGACAATTGGGAGGACGATCGTCATCGTGTCCGTCGGGGCGTTCGTCGAGCTGGTGATCAGGACGTTGAAGTTCGCCACGCCCAGCACGAGGATCACGACCATCAGGATGCCCGCGATCGCCGGGGCGATCTTCGTCGACCAGGCCCCGAGGTCGTGGTCCGGACGCTTGTTGAAGTAGGCGACGACCGCGAACGACGTCACCGCCATCAGCAGCAGCACGCCGAGCGCGCCGAGGTTCGTCAGCCACGTGAACAGCTTCAGGACCGGGTCGGCGCCGGCGATCGCGAACGCGCCGACGACGACGAGCGCCAGGCCCGACTGCGCCATCGACCCGACGAACGGCGCGCCGGTCTTCGGGTGCGTCCGCGCGAACACCTTCGGGAAGACGCCCTCACGCCCGAGCGCGAACACGTAGCGCGAGACCGCGTTGTGGAAGGCCAGCAGCGCCGCGAACAGCGACGTGCAGAACAGGGCCGCCGCGGTGTCGCCCCAGACGCGGCCGAGCGTCGCGGTGCCCGAGCCGACCAGGACGGTCGTCGGGTCCGGGAAGCCCGCCTTGGCCAGCAGGTCCGGGTTGGTCATCGTGGTCGGGCCGACGGAGTTGGCCAGCAGCCACGACGACACGGCGTAGAAGACGCCGATCAGCGCGACCGCGATGAACGTCGCCCGCGCGACCGTCTTCTTGGGGTCCTTGCACTCCTCGGAGTAGATCGCCGCCGACTCGAAGCCGACGAACGACGCCACGCAGAACGTCAGCGCCGCGCCCATAGCGCTGCCGGTCGCCGCGCTGGGGCTCCAGCCGACGGTCGTCAGGCCCTCGGGGCCCGGCGAGGAGATCACGCCGAGGTCGAAGATCACGACGACGATGACCTCGAGGATCAACGCGACGCCGAGCACGCGCGCGTTGAGGTCGATCTTCAGGACGCCGAGGACCGCGATGATCGCCCCACCGATCAGGCACCACCACTGCCAGTCGAGCGTGATGCCGATCTTGTCGGCCATGAAGCCCGCGGTCGCCACGCCGAACAGGCCGTAGATCCCGATCTGCATCGCGTTGTAGGACACCAGCGCCACGAACGCGACGCCGACGCCTGGAATGCGGCCCAGCCCGCGCACCACGTAGGTGTAGAACGCGCCCGCGTCGGCGACGTGGCGGCTCATCGCCGCGTAGCCGACCGCGAAGATGCCGAGCACGATCGCCAGCGGGATGAACAGGAACGGGATGCCCTTGTTCCCGGTCACCAGGTACGTCGCGGCCTGCCCGCCCGCGACCGCGGTCAACGGCGCGGACGCCGCAACGATGAAGAACACCAGGTCGGGCACGCCCAGCGCGCGCCGATGCAACTGCCCGCTCGCGGGTCCTGCCCCGGTCGGCGCCGCGGGTGCGGCGGCCGGCTCGATGACTGACATTACGACTCTCCTCCTCGATGTGCCGGCGCCCCCAGCGCCGGCGTGGTTTGTGCTCCCCCGCACCAGTCCATGACGAAGTGGGCCAGGACCGTGGCCACCTGCGTCATGGAGGTCATCGACACGCGTTCGTCGATGCCGTGGATGTCCTCGGCCCAGGGGCCGAAGCAGATCGCCGGGATGCCGCGGCGCACGAAGTGGCGCGCATCCGTCGTGGCGGTGGTCGCGCGCAGCTCGGGCGCAGCGCCGCCGTGGACCATCTTGTAGGCGTCGCTCAGCGCGAGCACGACCGGCTCGTCGCGGGCGACCTCCGAGCCCTCGCAGCGGAAGCCGTCGTAGCGGACGGTCGCGCCGACGTCGGCGCGTTCCACTGCGGCCTCGACGCGGCGCTGCAGGTCCGCGGGCTCCTGGCCCGGGTAGAGCGCCAGGCGGCAGGACAGCGTCGCCTCGGCCGGGACCGTCGAGGTCCAGTCGCCGCCGGACAGCACGCCGGGGTTCAAGTTGATGGGGTGCTCGAGGTCGGCGTACCAGGCGTGGTCGCCGCGCTGCGCGTTGAGCTCGGCCTCGAGGACGCGCAGCTCGCGCAGGACCGCCTGGGTCGCGTCGAGCGCGTTGTACCCCAAGCTGCTCGCGCGCGCCGCGTGGGCCGGGACGCCGCGCACGTCCACGTGGAACCACAGAACACCGACCTGGGCCAAGGTGAAGTGGTCGTGGTGGGGCTCGGTCAGGACCGCGGCGTGCGCCCCGTCCCCGGACCCTGAGAGCAGGCACTGCAGCGTGCCATTGCCCGTGCACTCCTCCTCGACGACCGACTGCAGCGTCACGTCGCCGGCCAGCTGCACGCCCGCCGCGCGGAGCGCACGGACCGCGCCGGTCATCGCGACCAGCCCGGCCTTCATGTCGCCCGCGCCGCGCCCGTAGAGCCAGTCGCCGTCGCGCCGCGCGGTGAACGGCGGCGAGGTCCACAGTGACTCGCTCGCGGGCGGAACCACATCAACATGACCGTTCAACACCAACGACTTGCCCTCGCCTCCGGTGCCGCGCCAGGTCGCCGTGACGTTGCGCTTGCTCGTCACGTCCCACGAGAACGGCGAGTGGTGTGGATCCGCGCGGATCGCCGCCGCGTCGAGCGCGATGCTCTCCGGCTCAAGCCCGCAGTCGGCGAACGCGCGCTCCATCAGCGCCTGGCCCGGCTCCTCGGCGCCGAGCACGGTCGGCGCCTGCACCAGCGCGACGAGCAGGTCCTCCATCCAGGAGGCCTGCTCGGCCACGGCGCGCTCGATGACGGCGCGCTGGGTCACGCGACGGAGCCGTCCAGGATCTGCAGCGTCTTGAGGTCCGAGTAGAAGTCCAGCGCGTAGTCGCCGCCCTCGCGGCCGATGCCAGAGTTGCCGACCCCGCCGAACGGCGCGGTGAGGTCGCGGACCAGGAACGTGTTGACCCACACGACGCCGGCGCGGACCGCGCGGCCGATGCGATCGGCGCGGCCCATCGACGACGTGTAGACGATGCCGCTCAACCCGTAGTTGGTGGAGTTGGCCAACCTGATGGCCTCGTCCTCGTCGGCGAACGTCTGGTAGGTCAGGACCGGGCCGAAGACCTCGTTCTGGACGATCTCGGCGTCGTTGCCGGTCGGTTCGATCAGCGTCGGCTCGTAGAACAGGCCCTCGCCGCGCTGCCCGCCGCGGACGATCCGCTGGCCGCTCTCGCGCGCCCGGTCCACGAAGCCCGCGACGCGCGCGACGTGGTCGGGGTGGATCATCGGCGCCACGGTCGTGGCGTCCTCGCGCGGGTCGCCGAGCACGTGCGCGTCGGTCGCCGCGTGGAACTTCTCCAGGAACGTGTCGAGCACGGACTCCTCGATCAGCAGCCGCGTCCCGGACAGGCAGACCTGGCCGGCGTCGTCGTACTGGCCGGCGGCCTTCGCGGCCGCCGCGTCGAGGTCGGCGTCGGCGAAGACGATCAGCGGGTTCTTGCCGCCCAGCTCGGCGGTGAACGGCGTGATGTTGCGCGCGGCGGACTGGCCGATCTCGCGCGCGGCGCGCGTCGAGCCGGTGAACGACACGCGCCGGATCAGCGGGTGGGCGACGAGCGCGGCGCCCGCCTCGGCGCCGATGCCCTGCAGGACGTTGAAGACGCCCGGCGGGATCCCGGCCTCGTCGGCCAGCGACGCCAGCAGCGAGCACGAGAGCGGCGACCACTCGGCGGGCTTGAGCACGACCGTGCAGCCCGCGGCCAGCGCCGGCGCGGTCTTCCACGTCGACAGCATGAACGGCGCGTTCCACGGCGTGATCACCGCGGCCGGCCCGGCGGGCATCCGCTGGACGCGGTTCCACGTGCCCTTGGAGTGCCAGTCGCGCTCCTCGTAGGCGACCGCGAGGTCGGCGTAGTTGCGGTAGTTCAAGGCACCGCGCGCGATCACGCGGGCCCGGAGCGACCGCAACAACATGGCCATGTCGGCGCACTCGACCTGGGCGAGCGGCTCGATGTTCTTGTCGATCAGGTCCGCGAGCTTGTGCAGGTACCTGCCGCGCTCGACCGCGCCGAGCGCGGCCCAGGCCGGGAACGCGTCGTGGGCGGCCTGGACGGCGAGGTCGACGTCGCCGACGCTCGCACGCGAGACCTCGGCCAGGACCGACTCGTCGATCGGCGAGATCGTGGTGAACGTCTGCGCGCTCTGGACGCGCTCGCCGTTGATGTAGTGGTCGGTCGGAACCTCGACCCCGGCCACCGTCGCGGTTCTGCTCGCGGTCGCGCTCATCCAAGTTCCTTAACTGTCTCGAGGTCGTCGACGGTGTAGCCGAACGTGAAGCGGTAGCCGCGGCCGACCGACACCGGCGCGAGCAGCGCGTGCTCCTCGCCCGGCGCGTCGAACAGCTCCAGCTCGGCCGCGCCCTCCCAGATCTCGGACACGCCGCGGTCACGCGAGCGCGAGCGGACCAACTCGTGGACCTGCGGGTCGTCGTGGTGGCCGGCGGCCAGCCGCGGGAAGTGCCGGACGTTGACGATCGGCGGGTCGGTGTGCAGCGAGCCGGAGTCGCTCCTGGCCTCCAGCGTCACCCGCGCGCGTGCGACCTCGCGGCCGCGCGCGTGGCAGGTCGCGCCGAACTTCGACCCGGACGCGATCGCCGGCGCGGCGGGCGTATCGAGGTTGAACGTCCGGGTCATCCAGACCTGGCCGAGCTTCTTCGGGAAGCCCTGGATCCACCCGCGGGCCATCGCGAAGTCCTGGTCGACCCAGATGAACGTGCAGTAGGTGACCGGCGCGCCGTCGAGCAGCGCGTTGACCACGATGTACATCTCCTTGTACTGCGAGCGCGCGGGATCGAGCAGCTCGTCGCCGCCCTCGGAGTACGACTGCCAGTCGGCGAAGACCGCGGCGCAGCGGCCCGGGTCGTCGGCGAACGGCTCCAGCCCTTCGGGCAGCAGCGACGTCGCCGCGTCCGGGTCGGCGTGGAAGTCGACGACGAGGAAGTCGCCGACGTAGTGCCACGGCGGCGGCGGGACCAGCCCGGCGCGGCCGCTCGGCGTGCGCGGCGTGGTGAAGCCCTTCAGGTCGGTCACGCGTTGATCTCCTCGTTGGTGGGAGCGGGCGGCAGCGGGATCCCCTGCGCCTCCAGCGACTCGCGCTCGCTCTCGACGGCGGCGGTGTCGAAGCGGAAGTAGGAGCGCGGCGGCAGCGGGCCCCAGGTGTTGGACGAGTAGCGGTCGTCGGGCCAGACGCGCGGCTCGTGGTCGGCGTCGAGCTGCTCCATGTCGCAGTACAGCTCGACGAAGCACGCCTCCTCGACGATCCGGACGTAGGACGCGATGTTGCCGCCGACGCCGTGGC from Conexibacter woesei Iso977N includes:
- a CDS encoding acetoacetate decarboxylase family protein, with protein sequence MTDLKGFTTPRTPSGRAGLVPPPPWHYVGDFLVVDFHADPDAATSLLPEGLEPFADDPGRCAAVFADWQSYSEGGDELLDPARSQYKEMYIVVNALLDGAPVTYCTFIWVDQDFAMARGWIQGFPKKLGQVWMTRTFNLDTPAAPAIASGSKFGATCHARGREVARARVTLEARSDSGSLHTDPPIVNVRHFPRLAAGHHDDPQVHELVRSRSRDRGVSEIWEGAAELELFDAPGEEHALLAPVSVGRGYRFTFGYTVDDLETVKELG
- a CDS encoding aldehyde dehydrogenase; this translates as MSATASRTATVAGVEVPTDHYINGERVQSAQTFTTISPIDESVLAEVSRASVGDVDLAVQAAHDAFPAWAALGAVERGRYLHKLADLIDKNIEPLAQVECADMAMLLRSLRARVIARGALNYRNYADLAVAYEERDWHSKGTWNRVQRMPAGPAAVITPWNAPFMLSTWKTAPALAAGCTVVLKPAEWSPLSCSLLASLADEAGIPPGVFNVLQGIGAEAGAALVAHPLIRRVSFTGSTRAAREIGQSAARNITPFTAELGGKNPLIVFADADLDAAAAKAAGQYDDAGQVCLSGTRLLIEESVLDTFLEKFHAATDAHVLGDPREDATTVAPMIHPDHVARVAGFVDRARESGQRIVRGGQRGEGLFYEPTLIEPTGNDAEIVQNEVFGPVLTYQTFADEDEAIRLANSTNYGLSGIVYTSSMGRADRIGRAVRAGVVWVNTFLVRDLTAPFGGVGNSGIGREGGDYALDFYSDLKTLQILDGSVA
- a CDS encoding ArgE/DapE family deacylase; amino-acid sequence: MTQRAVIERAVAEQASWMEDLLVALVQAPTVLGAEEPGQALMERAFADCGLEPESIALDAAAIRADPHHSPFSWDVTSKRNVTATWRGTGGEGKSLVLNGHVDVVPPASESLWTSPPFTARRDGDWLYGRGAGDMKAGLVAMTGAVRALRAAGVQLAGDVTLQSVVEEECTGNGTLQCLLSGSGDGAHAAVLTEPHHDHFTLAQVGVLWFHVDVRGVPAHAARASSLGYNALDATQAVLRELRVLEAELNAQRGDHAWYADLEHPINLNPGVLSGGDWTSTVPAEATLSCRLALYPGQEPADLQRRVEAAVERADVGATVRYDGFRCEGSEVARDEPVVLALSDAYKMVHGGAAPELRATTATTDARHFVRRGIPAICFGPWAEDIHGIDERVSMTSMTQVATVLAHFVMDWCGGAQTTPALGAPAHRGGES
- a CDS encoding APC family permease, giving the protein MSVIEPAAAPAAPTGAGPASGQLHRRALGVPDLVFFIVAASAPLTAVAGGQAATYLVTGNKGIPFLFIPLAIVLGIFAVGYAAMSRHVADAGAFYTYVVRGLGRIPGVGVAFVALVSYNAMQIGIYGLFGVATAGFMADKIGITLDWQWWCLIGGAIIAVLGVLKIDLNARVLGVALILEVIVVVIFDLGVISSPGPEGLTTVGWSPSAATGSAMGAALTFCVASFVGFESAAIYSEECKDPKKTVARATFIAVALIGVFYAVSSWLLANSVGPTTMTNPDLLAKAGFPDPTTVLVGSGTATLGRVWGDTAAALFCTSLFAALLAFHNAVSRYVFALGREGVFPKVFARTHPKTGAPFVGSMAQSGLALVVVGAFAIAGADPVLKLFTWLTNLGALGVLLLMAVTSFAVVAYFNKRPDHDLGAWSTKIAPAIAGILMVVILVLGVANFNVLITSSTNAPTDTMTIVLPIVLFGSGIVGMIVAWALKSTRPQVYAEIGERTPTETAEHLA